One window from the genome of Vespula pensylvanica isolate Volc-1 chromosome 11, ASM1446617v1, whole genome shotgun sequence encodes:
- the LOC122632946 gene encoding UDP-glucosyltransferase 2-like, with protein MNIVLILSIILIISRECSFLVDGFRILGICPSTSYSHQQPFQALMKALATRGHNVTVISTIPLKKSLQNYEDVDLSFTYRKNDCTGLRHMDAYEILTKNMKEANDLCAEQLFSEQIMELLKKNKTFDAIIIEQLWYHCYYSLVKHYNYPVLIGFLSVGNLPYVMDSIGNPDDPMLNPDMAYPFTNRMSMEERIWNILYTSWTRIYYRYYHLPKAQRIANKFVPETPLYDIDRNFSLIILGNNHVLGYPKPLLPNAIEVHSLQITEQTESLPKDIREFLDDAVNGAIYFSLGSNLQTHQLPSDPLTALCNALGSLKQRVLWKHAGDMAIQSSNIKFVKWVPQQAVLAHPKVMAYMMQGGLQSLQEAVHYSVPLVVIPFFGDQHFNAKKVLDAGIGLTLNIDTMTEELIVRTITEVVENKTYSHNIKLISAILKDELVRPMEKAIWNIEHVLKFPNSKHLRYHARDMSWIDYYSTILLILLILTILIFICCACVVVVRKTAQSCLYSHMKRYKSKKN; from the exons ATGAACATCGTTCTGATACTCTCAATAATTCTCATCATATCTCGCGAGTGTAGTTTCCTAGTCGATGGATTTCGCATTCTAGGCATCTGTCCGAGTACGAGTTATAGTCATCAACAACCATTCCAAGCACTGATGAAGGCATTGGCAACTCGTGGTCACAACGTTACAGTCATTTCAACGATACCATTAAAG aaGAGTCTTCAAAATTACGAGGACGTTGATCTCTCGTTCACATATCGCAAAAATGATTGCACTGGACTTAG acatatGGATGCTTACgagattttaacgaaaaatatgAAGGAAGCTAACGATCTTTGTGCTGAGCAACTTTTCAGCGAACAAATCATGGaattattaaa aaaaaacaaaactttcGATGCAATCATAATTGAACAATTGTGGTATCATTGCTATTACTCTCTTGTTAAACACTATAATTATCCGGTATTAATTGGATTTCTAAGTGTTGGAAATCTTCCATACGTCATGGATTCAATTG GAAATCCGGACGATCCAATGTTGAATCCCGATATGGCTTACCCCTTCACAAATCGAATGAGCATGGAAGAGAGAATTTGGAACATATTATACACGAGCTGGACCAGGATCTATTATAGATACTACCATTTGCCAAAAGCACAACGAATAGCCAACAAGTTCGTACCGGAAACGCCGCTTTACGACATAGATAGAAATTTCAGCTTGATTATATTAGGCAATAATCACGTTCTTGGTTATCCAAAACCTTTATTACCAAATGCGATCGAAGTCCATAGTCTACAAATTACGGAACAAACTGAATCTTTACCTAAG GATATTCGTGAATTCCTGGATGATGCCGTAAACGGagccatttatttttctctcggtTCGAATCTGCAAACTCACCAGCTACCCAGTGACCCTTTGACAGCATTGTGCAACGCCTTGGGCTCGCTCAAGCAAAGAGTTCTATGGAAACATGCCGGAGACATGGCTATTCAGTCGAGCAACATCAAATTTGTGAAGTGGGTTCCACAGCAAGCGGTTCTTG CACATCCAAAGGTGATGGCGTACATGATGCAAGGTGGTCTGCAGTCATTACAAGAAGCTGTACATTATTCTGTGCCTCTGGTAGTCATTCCTTTCTTCGGAGATCAACATTTCAACGCAAAAAAAGTACTTGATGCTGGAATCGGACTTACGTTGAACATTGACACAATGACGGAAGAATTAATCGTACGAACTATCACAGAAGTCGTGGAGAATAAAAc ATACTCGCACAATATCAAACTGATATCGGCCATTTTAAAGGATGAACTAGTACGTCCAATGGAGAAAGCAATTTGGAATATTGAACACGTTCTAAAGTTTCCTAATTCTAAACACTTGCGCTATCACGCTCGGGATATGTCATggatcgattattattcgacAATATTGCTGATCCTTTTGATTCTCacgattttaatattcatctGTTGTGCATGCGTTGTTGTTGTACGAAAAACTGCACAAAGTTGTTTATATTCCCACatgaaacgatataaatcCAAGAAGAACTAA